GCTATCTCTTCTTTTTTACTGATCAAACAATTTTATTCTGCTCATCAGTCATATCCCAATTGTAGCAAATTTTTTTGATTTGTGTTTGTTTGATAGAAAAAGGATTGGACAAAAAAACTCTCCCGAAGGAGAGTTCTAACATCTTACAAAATTATTTTTTAAGGTTGTAGAATGCTTGGAGACCTTTGTATGTAGCCACTTCAGCCAATTGGTCTTCGATACGAAGCAATTGGTTGTATTTAGCCATACGGTCTGTACGTGAAAGTGAACCAGTTTTGATTTGACCAGCGTTAGTTGCAACAGCGATGTCTGAGATTGTTGAATCTTCAGTTTCACCTGAACGGTGAGAAACGATTGCTGTGAAACCAGCTTCTTTAGCCATTTCAATAGCTTCGAAAGTTTCTGTCAAAGTACCGATTTGGTTAACTTTGATCAAGATAGCGTTTGAAGCATTTTCACGGATACCACGTTCAAGGTATTTAGTGTTTGTAACGAAGAAGTCGTCACCAACGAGTTGAACTTTTTTACCAAGACGTTCTGTGAGGAGTTTCCATCCATCCCAGTCGTTTTCGTCCATACCATCTTCGATAGTGATGATTGGGTATTTAGAAACGAGTTCTTCAAGGTAGTCAACTTGTTCAGCAGCTGAAAGTTTTTTACCGCCTTCACCTTCGAATTTAGCATAGTCGTAAACGCCATCTGCATAGAATTCTGATGATGCACAGTCGAAACCGATCATAACGCCATCTTCACCAGCTTTGTAACCAGCTGCTTCGATTGCTTTAAGGATAGTTTCTACACCATCTTCAGTTCCTTCAAATTTAGGAGCGAATCCGCCTTCGTCACCGACAGCAGTTTCAAGTCCACGTTCTTTAAGGATTTTCTTAAGCGCGTGGAAGATTTCAGCACCCCAACGAAGAGCTTCTTTGAATGTAGGAGCACCAACTGGTACGATCATGAATTCTTGGAAAGCGATAGGAGCGTCTGAGTGAGAACCACCATTGATGATGTTCATCATTGGAGTTGGCAATACTTTAGCGTTGAATCCGCCAAGGTAGTTGTAAAGTGGAACACCAAGTTCATCAGCAGCAGCACGAGCAGCAGCGATAGAAACACCAAGGATAGCGTTAGCGCCCAATTTACCTTTGTTTTCAGTACCGTCAAGAGCGATCATTGCACGGTCAATAGCTTGTTGGTCAGTAACTTCATAACCGATGATAGCTTCAGCGATGATGTTGTTTACGTTGTCAACAGCTTTTTGAGTACCAAGTCCGTTGTAGCGAGATTTGTCGCCGTCACGAAGTTCAACCGCTTCGTGTTCACCTGTAGAAGCACCTGAAGGTACCATTCCACGTCCGAATGCACCGTCTTCAGTGTAAACTTCAACTTCAAGTGTTGGGTTACCGCGTGAGTCAAGGACTTCGCGAGCATAAATATCAGTAATAATTGACATTTTTGTCTCCTTATTATTTTTAAGTGCGTCTGCACTCTTAATACTCTTTGATTTTACTATTTTTTGAAAGATTTTTCAAGTGAAAATCTCTGTAAAGCTAAATTTCACAAGGTTTTGCGCTTACATTTTCGTTAAAACTAAATTCAACCTTAAATTCTTTCAAAAAAAAGGATTGGAAGAATCCAATCCAGTATTTTTATTCTGTTTCAATCAAGCCATAGCGACCGTCTTCACGGCGGTATACAACGTGTGTATCATTCGTATCAGCATCTGTAAAAACATAGAAATCATGCCCAAGCATATCCATTTGGAGGACTGCTTCTTCAGCATCCATTGGTTTCAAAGCAACGTGTTTTGTCCGAACGATTGAAACGTGATCTTCTGCCACTTCATCCGCTTTATCAAGTGGTGCAAACTCATCATTGAAAGCTTGACCAGTTGGAACAGAGTTACGAGGTTTACGGTTCATGCGTGTTTTATATTTGCGAATTTGACGTTCAAGTTTTTCTTCGACAAAATCAATTGAGGAATACATTTCTTGTGAAGTGTCCTCTGCACGTAAGGTGATATTTTTAGCTGGAAGTGTTACTTCAACTTTAGCACGTTTTTCAGTGTAAACTTTAAGATTAACATAGGCTGTCACTTCATGACCATCGTTGAAATATTTATCGAGTTTTCCGATTTTGTCTTCAACATAAGCGCGGATTGCATCGGTAACTTCGACGTTTTCGCCACGGATATTAAATTTGATCATAAGAGTACCTCTTTAACAGTTTTATTGGGTTTGTTGAGCCGTTAAACTGACTAATATTTTAAGAGCTTCAATTTCCTTTTCAAAACTGTCCTTTCCTTTATTTCTAATCTAATTATAACATGAAACAGCTTACATCTCAAATAATTTGTGTGATTTTAATTTTTTTATTAGAAGTTCCAATAGAGATTTGATCGCCAGCCTTGATTTCACCAGCGAGCAATTGTTCACTCAAGAGGTCTTCAACCTCTCTTTGTAAAGCTTTACGCAAGGGTCTTGCGCCATATTCTGCATCGAATCCAACCTCAGCAATAAGTTTTGTCGCTGCTGAAGTAAGTTTAATCTGAATATTTTGTTCTGCTAAACGTTTGATGAGAGATTTACTCATAATTTTCACAATTTGCTCAATTTCTTGCGCGTCTAATGAGTGGAAAACAATTGTTTCGTCAATCCGATTGAGGAACTCGGGACGATAATGGCGTTTAAGTTCTTCCAGGATTCTTGATTTCATAGCTGCATAGTCCGCCGTGATATCTTTCGCGCCAAAACCAACAGTTTTATCATCCCGAAGTGCTGTTGCACCAAGGTTTGAAGTCATAATGATAATAGTATTTCTAAAGTCAACTTTGCGTCCTTTAGTATCCGTCACAAAACCATCATCAAGAATTTGTAACATAATATTAAAGACATCGGGGTGAGCTTTTTCGACTTCATCAAGAAGAACTACTGAGTAGGGTTTGTTACGAACGCGCTCGGTTAACTGTCCTCCTTCATCGTAACCGACATATCCTGGAGGTGCTCCAATCAAACGTGAAGTGGAATGTTTTTCCATAAATTCACTCATATCGACCCGAATCATATTATCTTCGCTACCAAAAACACTATCGGCAAGTGCTTTTGCAAGTTCAGTTTTACCTACTCCGGTAGGGCCTAAAAACATAAATGAACCCATTGGACGACGGTTATCAGAAACACCTGAACGAGCTCGTCGAATTGCTCTTGATACTGCTGAAATTGCTTCTTCTTGCCCGACGACACGTTTGTGCAATTCTTTTTCCAAATTGATCAAACGATCACTTTCTGATTTAGTCATTTGGGTAATTGGAATACCTGTCAATGTGGAAGCAACAGCAATGACGGCTTGATCGGTCACTTCTTGTGCTTTATCTGAGCGAACGGAAAATTTAGCAAGTTTATCGGCCAGTTTCTTGGCTACTTTTTCTTTTTCTCGCGATTTTTTGATGTCCAATTGAACGACAGCATCGGATAAGTCCTTTTGGGCCTTTTCCAATTCTTCTTCGAGTTCGATGCGTTTTGTTTCTTGATTTTTCACTGAAATTTTGACAGAAGCTGCTGCCTCATCTAATAAATCAATTGCTTTATCTGGTAGACGACGGCTGGTCATGTAGCGAATGCTTAACGTCACTGCACTTTTGATTGCTTCATCAGTAAAGAGAACGTGGTGATAGTCTTCAAATTTTTCACGTAATCCTTGCAAGATAGCAATCGCTTCGTCTGCACTTGGTTCATCCACATTGATTCTTGCCAAGCGACGTTCTAAAGCTTCGTCTTTTTCAATATATTTTTGATATTCGTGATAGGTTGTCGCACCGACCATTTGGAAATCACCACGCGCAAGAGCGGGTTTTAAAATATTTGCTGCGTCATTGACAGAATCCATTCCGCCACCAGCACCAATGATGGTATGAAGTTCGTCAATAAAGATAATCACGTTGGGATCGCTGCTCACTTCTTCAACAATCGCTGTCAAACGATCTTCAAATTCACCACGGAATTTGGTTCCTGCGACAACTGTGGCCATATTGAGTGCCATGATTCGACTATTCATCAAACCGATTGGAACTTGACCTTTAACTATTCTTTGAGCGAAGCCTTCAATAATTGCTGATTTCCCAACTCCCGGTTCACCAACCAAAACAGGATTATTTTTAGTTCGGCGACTGAGAATGTGAATCAAACGATCAACCTCAGCTTCACGTCCAATCATTGGATCAAGCTTTCCTGCTCGGGCTGCTTCGGTCAAATCTGACGAAACTGAATCCAAAGTTGGTGTCGTACTTGTCGCTGATACTCGCTTGGAGAGATTACGCTTGGACATTGGTGTGACTGCCTTTTTCGTTTCAGGTGTCTTCAGACCAGTGCGTTTTTCAAGCTCTTTGCGCAGAGAAACAATATTGATTTTTTGTAATTTCAATAATTGTAGGGCAAAGCCATCTTCGATTTGAAGCAATGCATATAATAAATGCTCTGTTCCCAAAATTTTTGCTTCGTTGTGGAGGGCTAAAACTCTTGCTAATTCAAGAACTTCTTTGGCTCTTGGTGAGAATTCCAAATCTTTGCGTGCAGTGCTGACATGACTGGATAAGTCTTCCAAATCAATCAATAAATCTGCTGAATCAACATTTGCTCCAGCAAGCAAGCTGTAAGCAATTGAGCCTGAAACGGTGGTCATTGCTGCTAAAAGATGGGCGCTCTCAATAGCACCATATTGGTACTGATAAGCGTATTCTGTTGCTTTTTCTAAAATTCGTTCTATGGTTGAGGTATAATTTAATTTTTCAAATTTCATCATCACGATCCAATCTGTTTAAGATACTTTTCATCATTGTAGCACGTGTAAAGGGGCTAATAATTCCGTCAGTAATCACTAACAAAAGTAAATTTCCTTCACGTTCCGTCAGTACTTTCTCGTCAAAAAGAAGCTGAATGATGTCATGAGCCGCCTTGCTTGAGAGATTGGCTGGAATTTTTTGATACAAAGCGGTCAGAAATTCATGGCGCGCTGAATATTGATACTTCACAATCTTAATATATCCGCCACCGCCACGCTTAGATTCAACGTCAAAACCTTTTGATGCTGTAAACCTTGTCTTAATCACATAATTGATTTGGCTAGGCACTACATCAAATTGATTTGCCAAATCTGCCCGTTTGATTTCGATTTCTTGTGCTTCTTCCAACAACTGTCTCAGGTAAGCCTCAATAATATCAGATGTATTTTTTTGAGCTGGCATCATTTCATCCTTTCTTTTCTAAAAATATACTTTGACTATTACTGACTATTATACCCGAAAATGTCTTTTTTTACCAAAGATAGTACTTTTGATGCAGAGAATTTACTGACGTATTTTTTCGTCAGTAAAATAAAAAAACCGTCAGTAACGGCTTCTTTATTCTTTTTCAAATTAGTCAACTTTGACAATTTTAATCGTCATTTCACCGACAGGCAAAGGAACTTTTACAGTATCGCCAACTTTTTTACCAATCAAAACACGAGCAATTGGTGATTCGTTAGAAATTTTACCTGTGAATGGATCCGCTTCAGCCGTACCAACGATTTGATAAGATTCTTCGCTCGTTTCACCTTCTTCAATGAAAGTCACTTTTTTACCGAGCGCAACTTCGTCTTTGGCGATTTTTGCGTTATCCACGATTTCAGCGTAGCGAATCATCGTTTCAACTGTTGAAATACGGCCTTCAATGAAAGCTTGTTCATCTTTAGCTGCTTCGTATTCTGAGTTTTCAGAAAGGTCACCGTAGCTACGTGCGACTTTGATGCGGTCAATAACTTCTGGACGTTTTACGAGTTTGAGGTTTTCAAGTTCGCCTTTTAATTTATCAAGACCTTCTTTGGTCATTGGGAATGTTTTTTCCATTTTATTTATCCTTTTTTTTAAACTTTTTTATGTAATAAAATCAATCTAAATTTCTATTTATTAATCTTATCATTAACATACTTTTGAACGTTGGCATTTTGCTCATCCAGAGTTTGGGCAAAATAAACTTTTCCTGTTGTCACATCGGCAACAAAGTAAAGATAATCATTATCCGTTGGCTTGAGCACTGCTTCAATCGACGACAGACTCGGGCTATCAATCGGTCCAGGACCAAATCCTGTATTCAAATAAAGATTGTAAGGTGAATCAAGATTGGTATCAATTGTTGCATCTTGTTCCAGCGTTGTTTTTTCACCAAGTTGACCTTGGGCATATAAAACAGCTGAATTCGATCCCAAATCCATTCCTGCATTCATACGATTGAAGAAGGTTCCAGATACATTACGACGATCGTCATCATTATTGGCTTCTTTTTCAACTAATGCAGCCAGACTCAATACTTCATTTACAGAAAGATTTTTAGAAGCTATTGTATCATAGTAAGGTGTTAATTGGGCATTCATTGCTGCAATCATATTCTCAATGACGCTCTCAACCGTTGATGATTTGGTGTAATCATACGTCGCTGGGAAAAGATAGCCTTCTAACTGGTATTTTACGCCAGATTCTTTTGTGGGTAAGCTCGCAAAGAGGTTAGGATAAGCAGCAGCCATTTTGGCAATGAAAGCTGGGTCTTGTACCGTTTTCATAAATTCTGCCGTTGTAAATGGTGTTTTTGCTTTTTTCTCTTGGCTGTTGATTGTTATGGCTTTAGAAATTTGCTCCAAAGTATAACCTTCTGGAATCAAAATTTTACCTAATGTCGGAGCAACTGGTTTTTCTGTTCCCCCTTTTTCCAATTTTGAGGCAATCGTTGACAAGCTCATATTGGGGGCAAGGTTATAATAGCCGCTCTTGAATTCTGTGTAATTTTTAAATTTTGTATAGTACTGGAAAATCATTCCATTTTTGATGATTCCATCGCGCTGTAAGATTTCACCAATCTGCTTGCTACTGGAGCCTGCTGGAATATCAATGGCTTTCATCGTTTGATTATTTTTATCTAAGGGTTCAACGCCTGATTTCACGTAGTTATAGCCATACCAGCCTGTACCACCGATAACCAAAATCAAAAGCACGACAATAACAGCGATAATTTTACCAGCTGTGACGCGTTTTTTCTTCTTATCTTTTGGATTTTTCTTTCCCTTGGTGGTCATATTTACTGTTCGAGGCGAACGAGTACTTTTTGACGAAGTTTGACGGCGTGAATTTTCTTTCACTGCGTCGACTTCTGGAAAAGAATCATTTTCGGCCGTTTCAAAAGCAGCTTGAGCTGAGCTGAGGCTTTCTTTTTGAAGCGAATTTTCTCTAGAAATTTCAGCTGCACTGTCAGTCTTAGTTTCACCCACACGGCTGTTTTCTTCGGCTTGGCGACGAAGGGTTTCAATTTGCTTGCGGGCTTGTGTTCTAGAATAATGAACGCCTGCTTGCGCCTTCATGGCTTCTAAAGTCATAGCTTCTAGTTTCTTTTGCAAGGAACCTTCAGAAGTTGTACTTTCTCTAACTCCTGAATTTGGGCTGATTTCGTCTTCCTCATCTTTGGGAAAATCAAAAACAGGGAGTTCAAAGGGTTCAAGCTCTACTTTTCGTGGTTCAACTTTACGTGATTCCACCTTGGGCGTTTCTGCACTTCGTCTATATTCTATAGAAGGAGCTGATTTTTCATCTTGTTGGCGACTATCAAGTGCTGGAAACTTGGTTTCTAGTTTTTTTGCCGATTCTTCTTCGAGTTGTCGTAAGATTTTTTCTTTAAAACTTTCACGGGAAAATTCGGTAGTATTTTTATCAACCAAATCTATTTCTCCTTATGATGATTGAACTTTCGTTCAATGATTAAATAATTGCTTTTTCTCATTGTAACCGTTAAGAGGATCTTTTACAAATGATACGCAAATATTCATAAAAGTGAGGCCCTTTGCCTCACTTTTATGCAGTTTAGTCTTCATCAGTGTCGTCTGAATCATCGTCATCGTCTTCAACGTCGATTTCGACATCTTCATCTACATTGTCAAGTTCAACCTCAGCAAGTTCAGCATCGTAAGCAGCAACGTCATCTTTGTCTTCATCTTCCGCTTGGGCGTCATAAGTCATGTCGTCTTCTGTTGTTTTTGAGCTTTCTTCATCTTCTGGGTCGATCTCGTCTTCAATACCAAAAACGTTAACTTTGCTGCGTTTTTTAGCTGGTTTTTCTTCTTCATCATCTTCGATTTCGTCAAGGGCAATGACTTCTTCGTCGATTTCATCGATGGCGTACCATGAGCGAAGCGCCCAAACGTTATTTCCTAAAGGAATAAAGCTTCCGTCAGTATTGATTTCAGTATAAAAACGGGAAATATTAGCTTTGATTTCATCGTCTGATTTTTCCAAGTAAGTTTGAATTGCTTTGATGATGTCAGAAAAAGGCATTTCTTTGCCGTTTTGTTCCAACAAAGCGTGGGCAACTTCAATCATTGAAAGTTCTGAGATTTTTTGTCCTTCTAAGGCTGTAATTTTCAAGTTTTTACTCTCTTTTCATCTAGGGTGTGAGTGTGCTTGTAATGAAAGCGAACTCAGTGCTGATTTTTCTTTTTATAGTTTATATCAAATTTGGCTTGCTGTCAATATTTTACTGTATTTAAAGCCAAAAAATTCTGTCATTTGGACTGATTTTTAAAATCAGGGCGTTTTGACAGAAATAGGAACTTGCTGTTCAAAAAAAATTAGTAGTGCATTAAGACTTTATAGTCATAATTTCCAATTTTTTCACGTCCTTTGAGGTCGTCAAGTTCGATAAGGAAAGCACATCCAACAACGATTCCGCCCATTTTTTCAACGAGTTCAATGGTTGCTGCAATTGTTCCACCTGTGGCAAGCAAGTCATCAACAATCAAGACACGTTGACCGGGTTTGATGCTGTCAGAGTGCATGGTAAGTGTATCTGTACCATATTCTTTTTCATAAGTTGCTTCGATGACTTCACGAGGAAGTTTGCCTGGTTTGCGGACGGGTGCAAATCCAACACCGAGCGCAAAAGCAACGGGACAACCAATGATAAATCCGCGGGCTTCAGGGCCGACAACCATGTCAATCTCTTTATCTCTGGCATATTGGACAATTTCTGTGGCTGCGTAATTATAGGCATTTCCGTCAGCCATCAAGGGACTGATATCACGAAAAACAACGCCTTCTTTTGGATAATTTTCAATTGTAGCGATATAATCTTTTAATTCCATGTTTTTTTTACTGACGAAAAAGCGTCAGCGCTCCTTTTTTTCTATAAGTTTACTTTCGTCAGCATTTTCTCTGAGAGAATTTACTGACGGATTTCTTTTTTCAAATGCGTCAGTATTTTGGTCGCGAAGTAAGCTTATTTTTCGATTAGTTTTTGATAAATTTCTTGGACGGGAGCTAAAGCAAATAATTCTTGTAGCTTCACAATCTCTTGTAATTCTTGATAAATGGTACTTTCGGAAATTTCATGTTTTTCTGCCGTTTTGTTGACGGTCATTAACCCATTTTCAATGGTAACAAATTGAAGTTCTTCAAAGATCTTTATCATCTTGACAAGCAAAAGTTGAGGAATTTTCAAATAATCACAAAGCGCACCCAGTTTATAACGAATGTCAAACTCTGGAAATTGATAAATGGCCTTGTATAATTTGGCGAATTGTTCGCGTGTTCCACCACCAGTCAGATAGTAGCTGTTTGCAATTTGATTTTTGAAATAAATCATCTTCAAATCTGTGGCAAGCGCCTGCTGAACTGCTGTTTTTAGAGCGGTCAGACCAGCTAAATCTTCTGGTGCTTCTGCAATAACAAGCACATCTTCCATTATACCATGTTTTAGTTGATTTTGAGCAAAAACAATCGCATCTTTTGGCAAATTTATTTGTCGGCTTCGAAGATCTAATAATTCGATGCCAACAGCTGCAGCGTCTGCAACCATCAACTGTAAGGTCGTGTTGCCATTCCAACTGTTACTCGAAAGGGTGACGGCCAATTTGGTTTGGGCTTGTTCAAATTCTAAATCCTCATTGCCATGATGGAAATAAACGGCCTCAACTTGTTGTTTTTCTTGGACAATTTTGAGTTTGAGGTGGCTGTTTTCCTTGCCCATGCTCCGGCTTTGGAGGACTTGATAATTTTCCACCAAAAAATGAGGTTTAGGATTGCCCATGCCAAAAGGCGCTAATTTTGCTAAAGCATTCAATGTTTCCAAAGAAAGTTGATCCAAGTCACAGCTTCCTGCAAGTTCGAGCGGACTTTTCCCAGACATATCAATCGCATTTTCTGAAATATAATCCAGCATAGCTTGTTTGAGCGCAGGGACATTTTCCACAGCTATCGTCATTCCCGCCGCTTGTTTATGCCCGCCAAAGGCCATGAATAAGTCGCGGTGTGGACTAAGTGCTGCAAAAATATCAAAAGCTGCAATCGAACGGGCCGAGCCACGTAAAATTCCGTCCTCCTCCGCCAGCATAATCACCGGTTTGTGGGTTTTTTCCAACAAACGTCCCGCAACAATCCCCAGAACGCCTTTGTGCCAGTCCTTGTGATACAAAATTTGCACAGGCTCGTCAGTCAGCATCTCAAGGGCTTGTTCGTAAATGTTTTCAACGATTTCTTTACGTTCTTTATTTTTTTCGTCAATCATTTTGGCGATATCGTGAGCTTCATCTTCGTCCCAGCCCGTCAATAATTCGATAGCGGGGTTAGGATCATCAAGGCGCCCAAGCGCATTGAGGCGAGGGGCGATTTGAAAACCGACGGTTTCTTCGGTGACTTTATCAAAATCCACACCCGCATATTTCATCAATTCTTGCAGGCCGGCACGTTCGGTCTGAGCCAAAATTTTCAAGCCATGGGCGAC
The DNA window shown above is from Lactococcus sp. S-13 and carries:
- the eno gene encoding surface-displayed alpha-enolase, giving the protein MSIITDIYAREVLDSRGNPTLEVEVYTEDGAFGRGMVPSGASTGEHEAVELRDGDKSRYNGLGTQKAVDNVNNIIAEAIIGYEVTDQQAIDRAMIALDGTENKGKLGANAILGVSIAAARAAADELGVPLYNYLGGFNAKVLPTPMMNIINGGSHSDAPIAFQEFMIVPVGAPTFKEALRWGAEIFHALKKILKERGLETAVGDEGGFAPKFEGTEDGVETILKAIEAAGYKAGEDGVMIGFDCASSEFYADGVYDYAKFEGEGGKKLSAAEQVDYLEELVSKYPIITIEDGMDENDWDGWKLLTERLGKKVQLVGDDFFVTNTKYLERGIRENASNAILIKVNQIGTLTETFEAIEMAKEAGFTAIVSHRSGETEDSTISDIAVATNAGQIKTGSLSRTDRMAKYNQLLRIEDQLAEVATYKGLQAFYNLKK
- the hpf gene encoding ribosome hibernation-promoting factor, HPF/YfiA family, translating into MIKFNIRGENVEVTDAIRAYVEDKIGKLDKYFNDGHEVTAYVNLKVYTEKRAKVEVTLPAKNITLRAEDTSQEMYSSIDFVEEKLERQIRKYKTRMNRKPRNSVPTGQAFNDEFAPLDKADEVAEDHVSIVRTKHVALKPMDAEEAVLQMDMLGHDFYVFTDADTNDTHVVYRREDGRYGLIETE
- a CDS encoding ATP-dependent Clp protease ATP-binding subunit codes for the protein MKFEKLNYTSTIERILEKATEYAYQYQYGAIESAHLLAAMTTVSGSIAYSLLAGANVDSADLLIDLEDLSSHVSTARKDLEFSPRAKEVLELARVLALHNEAKILGTEHLLYALLQIEDGFALQLLKLQKINIVSLRKELEKRTGLKTPETKKAVTPMSKRNLSKRVSATSTTPTLDSVSSDLTEAARAGKLDPMIGREAEVDRLIHILSRRTKNNPVLVGEPGVGKSAIIEGFAQRIVKGQVPIGLMNSRIMALNMATVVAGTKFRGEFEDRLTAIVEEVSSDPNVIIFIDELHTIIGAGGGMDSVNDAANILKPALARGDFQMVGATTYHEYQKYIEKDEALERRLARINVDEPSADEAIAILQGLREKFEDYHHVLFTDEAIKSAVTLSIRYMTSRRLPDKAIDLLDEAAASVKISVKNQETKRIELEEELEKAQKDLSDAVVQLDIKKSREKEKVAKKLADKLAKFSVRSDKAQEVTDQAVIAVASTLTGIPITQMTKSESDRLINLEKELHKRVVGQEEAISAVSRAIRRARSGVSDNRRPMGSFMFLGPTGVGKTELAKALADSVFGSEDNMIRVDMSEFMEKHSTSRLIGAPPGYVGYDEGGQLTERVRNKPYSVVLLDEVEKAHPDVFNIMLQILDDGFVTDTKGRKVDFRNTIIIMTSNLGATALRDDKTVGFGAKDITADYAAMKSRILEELKRHYRPEFLNRIDETIVFHSLDAQEIEQIVKIMSKSLIKRLAEQNIQIKLTSAATKLIAEVGFDAEYGARPLRKALQREVEDLLSEQLLAGEIKAGDQISIGTSNKKIKITQII
- a CDS encoding CtsR family transcriptional regulator, which gives rise to MPAQKNTSDIIEAYLRQLLEEAQEIEIKRADLANQFDVVPSQINYVIKTRFTASKGFDVESKRGGGGYIKIVKYQYSARHEFLTALYQKIPANLSSKAAHDIIQLLFDEKVLTEREGNLLLLVITDGIISPFTRATMMKSILNRLDRDDEI
- the greA gene encoding transcription elongation factor GreA — protein: MEKTFPMTKEGLDKLKGELENLKLVKRPEVIDRIKVARSYGDLSENSEYEAAKDEQAFIEGRISTVETMIRYAEIVDNAKIAKDEVALGKKVTFIEEGETSEESYQIVGTAEADPFTGKISNESPIARVLIGKKVGDTVKVPLPVGEMTIKIVKVD
- the mltG gene encoding endolytic transglycosylase MltG; this encodes MVDKNTTEFSRESFKEKILRQLEEESAKKLETKFPALDSRQQDEKSAPSIEYRRSAETPKVESRKVEPRKVELEPFELPVFDFPKDEEDEISPNSGVRESTTSEGSLQKKLEAMTLEAMKAQAGVHYSRTQARKQIETLRRQAEENSRVGETKTDSAAEISRENSLQKESLSSAQAAFETAENDSFPEVDAVKENSRRQTSSKSTRSPRTVNMTTKGKKNPKDKKKKRVTAGKIIAVIVVLLILVIGGTGWYGYNYVKSGVEPLDKNNQTMKAIDIPAGSSSKQIGEILQRDGIIKNGMIFQYYTKFKNYTEFKSGYYNLAPNMSLSTIASKLEKGGTEKPVAPTLGKILIPEGYTLEQISKAITINSQEKKAKTPFTTAEFMKTVQDPAFIAKMAAAYPNLFASLPTKESGVKYQLEGYLFPATYDYTKSSTVESVIENMIAAMNAQLTPYYDTIASKNLSVNEVLSLAALVEKEANNDDDRRNVSGTFFNRMNAGMDLGSNSAVLYAQGQLGEKTTLEQDATIDTNLDSPYNLYLNTGFGPGPIDSPSLSSIEAVLKPTDNDYLYFVADVTTGKVYFAQTLDEQNANVQKYVNDKINK
- the rpoE gene encoding DNA-directed RNA polymerase subunit delta, producing the protein MKITALEGQKISELSMIEVAHALLEQNGKEMPFSDIIKAIQTYLEKSDDEIKANISRFYTEINTDGSFIPLGNNVWALRSWYAIDEIDEEVIALDEIEDDEEEKPAKKRSKVNVFGIEDEIDPEDEESSKTTEDDMTYDAQAEDEDKDDVAAYDAELAEVELDNVDEDVEIDVEDDDDDSDDTDED
- a CDS encoding adenine phosphoribosyltransferase, whose product is MELKDYIATIENYPKEGVVFRDISPLMADGNAYNYAATEIVQYARDKEIDMVVGPEARGFIIGCPVAFALGVGFAPVRKPGKLPREVIEATYEKEYGTDTLTMHSDSIKPGQRVLIVDDLLATGGTIAATIELVEKMGGIVVGCAFLIELDDLKGREKIGNYDYKVLMHY
- the recJ gene encoding single-stranded-DNA-specific exonuclease RecJ; translated protein: MIRAKYDWQLKTVEPSEDFLKLTKKYKLDKLASQILQQRGILDAAQLEAFLNPNLENLHDPFLLHDMEKATARILLAIERSENILIYGDYDADGMTAASVMKTALDELGAESQVYLPNRFTDGYGPNLEVYQYFISNEKIDLIITVDNGVAGAEPIAWAQAQGVDVIVTDHHAMPEKLPEAYAIIHPEHPDAAYPFKYLAGVGVAFKVACALLEYVPSEMLDLVAIGTIADMVSLTDENRVLVAHGLKILAQTERAGLQELMKYAGVDFDKVTEETVGFQIAPRLNALGRLDDPNPAIELLTGWDEDEAHDIAKMIDEKNKERKEIVENIYEQALEMLTDEPVQILYHKDWHKGVLGIVAGRLLEKTHKPVIMLAEEDGILRGSARSIAAFDIFAALSPHRDLFMAFGGHKQAAGMTIAVENVPALKQAMLDYISENAIDMSGKSPLELAGSCDLDQLSLETLNALAKLAPFGMGNPKPHFLVENYQVLQSRSMGKENSHLKLKIVQEKQQVEAVYFHHGNEDLEFEQAQTKLAVTLSSNSWNGNTTLQLMVADAAAVGIELLDLRSRQINLPKDAIVFAQNQLKHGIMEDVLVIAEAPEDLAGLTALKTAVQQALATDLKMIYFKNQIANSYYLTGGGTREQFAKLYKAIYQFPEFDIRYKLGALCDYLKIPQLLLVKMIKIFEELQFVTIENGLMTVNKTAEKHEISESTIYQELQEIVKLQELFALAPVQEIYQKLIEK